In Streptomyces nojiriensis, the sequence GAACTGGCTGCTGCGCGTCATCGCGGTGACGGGGCGGCTGGAGACCGACTTCGTGCGGCCCGTGCCGGTGGACACCGTGCTGTACCTGGAGGCCGAGGTCACCGCCGTCGCCGGACGGAAGATCTACTGCACGGCCGTCGGCCGGATAGGCGGACCGCAGGGCCCGGTCGCCGTACGCGCCGACGCCCTCTTCATCGAGGTGAAGGTCGACCACTTCATCGACAACGGACGGCCCGAGGAGATCCAGGCGGCGATGGCCGACCCGGACCAGGTCAGGCGCGCACGCGCCTTTGAGGTGAACCCCTGATGTCCCAGATCAACCACGATTCCCGCCGGCCGGTCGACGTACTGATCCGCCGCGTCGACCCGGAGGTGCCGATTCCGGCATACGGGCACCCCGGCGACGCCGGCTGCGACCTCGTCACCACCGAGGCCGCCGTGCTGGAGCCCGGCGAGCGCACCGTACTGCCCACCGGCGTCTCGATCGCGCTGCCCGACGGGTACGCGGCGTTC encodes:
- a CDS encoding PaaI family thioesterase, with amino-acid sequence MSGRNTALTPPADAAAPVRHPDAPAPGELLGAHYEHCFGCGDGQPHGLHLEARAGEGVRVTAEFTVRPAHQGAPGLAHGGVLATALDETLGSLNWLLRVIAVTGRLETDFVRPVPVDTVLYLEAEVTAVAGRKIYCTAVGRIGGPQGPVAVRADALFIEVKVDHFIDNGRPEEIQAAMADPDQVRRARAFEVNP